A genomic segment from Lasioglossum baleicum chromosome 5, iyLasBale1, whole genome shotgun sequence encodes:
- the Lnpk gene encoding zinc-ribbon metal-binding protein lunapark isoform X1, translating to MGIILSRFRKKKTTIEILESLDSQIKEIERYGHTTEQRHKRIVGTLILYSVILYIISAFIFYFCFFPASLYDQIFYIIPLLIFPILILLTKKMVTWYYKRKISENQEKLSTMQFEKKKILDEVTETETYKKAKEILLKFAPDQLKMTPLSPQSSYRVPQPTETPQRSISPQNLTPSSNLGELRKRVLTSQKPVLNVQRATPSNTGLAPIGISPIQTTPIGFQGGIRPAIPVMGYRSPLPRPILPRERNYLERLVDYIVGDGPANRYALICRQCFSHNGMSLKEEFEYFGFKCCYCNTWNPARKQKCAAPRLELDATIESPMQLNTSNESEEQTSSSPSNDNEANAKPTQNEPSSPSDTDSDIEVVERPTESEDTEQTAEDSKKEDVAEEPNDGVEKMDIDESAS from the exons ATGGGAATCATATTATCAAGATTTCGC aaaaagaaaacgaCTATTGAAATTTTAGAAAGCCTTGACTCG CAAATTAAAGAGATTGAGAGATATGGGCACACTACAGAACAAAGGCATAAAAGAATTGTTGGCACTCTCATTTTATACAGCGTGATACTTTATATAATATCAGcgttcattttttatttctgcttCTTTCCCGCATCATTGTACGatcaaatattttatatcattcCATTGTTGATTTTTCCTATTCT AATATTACTCACAAAAAAGATGGTCACATggtattataaacgtaaaatctCCGAGAATCAAGAGAAATTAAGTACAATGCAGTTcgagaaaaagaaaatcctAGATGAAGTCACAGAGACTGAGACTTACAAAAAGGCTAAAGAGATTCTGTTAAAATTTGCTCCAGATCAATTAAAAATGACGCCT TTGTCTCCACAG TCATCTTATAGAGTACCACAGCCCACAGAAACACCACAACGATCCATATCGCCACAAAACCTAACGCCCTCTTCTAATTTGGGAGAACTAAGGAAGAGAGTACTGACATCTCAAAAACCAGTATTAAACGTGCAGAGGGCTACACCCAGTAACACTGGCCTTGCCCCAATTGGCATAAGTCCCATTCAGACTACACCAATTGGTTTCCAGGGCGGTATTAGACCAGCTATTCCAGTTATGGGTTATC GATCGCCATTACCACGGCCGATATTACCACGCGAAAGGAATTATTTAGAACGGTTGGTTGACTACATTGTGGGTGATGGTCCAGCGAATCGCTATGCATTAATATGCCGACAGTGTTTCTCGCACAATGGAATGTCGTTGAAAGAGGAATTTGAATATTTCG GATTCAAGTGTTGTTATTGCAATACTTGGAATCCTGCAAGGAAGCAGAAATGTGCTGCACCAAGACTGGAGCTTGATGCGACTATAGAATCGCCGATGCAACTAAATACATCGAACGAATCCGAGGAGCAGACATCGTCATCTCCGAGCAATGACAATGAAGCAAACGCGAAACCAACCCAAAATGAACCATCCAGTCCCTCGGACACAG ATTCGGATATCGAGGTCGTTGAGCGACCAACGGAGTCTGAAGATACCGAGCAAACTGCTGAGGATTCTAAAAAAGAAGATG TCGCAGAAGAGCCGAACGATGGTGTGGAAAAAATGGACATCGACGAATCCGCATCTTAA
- the Lnpk gene encoding zinc-ribbon metal-binding protein lunapark isoform X2 encodes MGIILSRFRKKKTTIEILESLDSQIKEIERYGHTTEQRHKRIVGTLILYSVILYIISAFIFYFCFFPASLYDQIFYIIPLLIFPILILLTKKMVTWYYKRKISENQEKLSTMQFEKKKILDEVTETETYKKAKEILLKFAPDQLKMTPSSYRVPQPTETPQRSISPQNLTPSSNLGELRKRVLTSQKPVLNVQRATPSNTGLAPIGISPIQTTPIGFQGGIRPAIPVMGYRSPLPRPILPRERNYLERLVDYIVGDGPANRYALICRQCFSHNGMSLKEEFEYFGFKCCYCNTWNPARKQKCAAPRLELDATIESPMQLNTSNESEEQTSSSPSNDNEANAKPTQNEPSSPSDTDSDIEVVERPTESEDTEQTAEDSKKEDVAEEPNDGVEKMDIDESAS; translated from the exons ATGGGAATCATATTATCAAGATTTCGC aaaaagaaaacgaCTATTGAAATTTTAGAAAGCCTTGACTCG CAAATTAAAGAGATTGAGAGATATGGGCACACTACAGAACAAAGGCATAAAAGAATTGTTGGCACTCTCATTTTATACAGCGTGATACTTTATATAATATCAGcgttcattttttatttctgcttCTTTCCCGCATCATTGTACGatcaaatattttatatcattcCATTGTTGATTTTTCCTATTCT AATATTACTCACAAAAAAGATGGTCACATggtattataaacgtaaaatctCCGAGAATCAAGAGAAATTAAGTACAATGCAGTTcgagaaaaagaaaatcctAGATGAAGTCACAGAGACTGAGACTTACAAAAAGGCTAAAGAGATTCTGTTAAAATTTGCTCCAGATCAATTAAAAATGACGCCT TCATCTTATAGAGTACCACAGCCCACAGAAACACCACAACGATCCATATCGCCACAAAACCTAACGCCCTCTTCTAATTTGGGAGAACTAAGGAAGAGAGTACTGACATCTCAAAAACCAGTATTAAACGTGCAGAGGGCTACACCCAGTAACACTGGCCTTGCCCCAATTGGCATAAGTCCCATTCAGACTACACCAATTGGTTTCCAGGGCGGTATTAGACCAGCTATTCCAGTTATGGGTTATC GATCGCCATTACCACGGCCGATATTACCACGCGAAAGGAATTATTTAGAACGGTTGGTTGACTACATTGTGGGTGATGGTCCAGCGAATCGCTATGCATTAATATGCCGACAGTGTTTCTCGCACAATGGAATGTCGTTGAAAGAGGAATTTGAATATTTCG GATTCAAGTGTTGTTATTGCAATACTTGGAATCCTGCAAGGAAGCAGAAATGTGCTGCACCAAGACTGGAGCTTGATGCGACTATAGAATCGCCGATGCAACTAAATACATCGAACGAATCCGAGGAGCAGACATCGTCATCTCCGAGCAATGACAATGAAGCAAACGCGAAACCAACCCAAAATGAACCATCCAGTCCCTCGGACACAG ATTCGGATATCGAGGTCGTTGAGCGACCAACGGAGTCTGAAGATACCGAGCAAACTGCTGAGGATTCTAAAAAAGAAGATG TCGCAGAAGAGCCGAACGATGGTGTGGAAAAAATGGACATCGACGAATCCGCATCTTAA
- the Lnpk gene encoding zinc-ribbon metal-binding protein lunapark isoform X3: MVTWYYKRKISENQEKLSTMQFEKKKILDEVTETETYKKAKEILLKFAPDQLKMTPLSPQSSYRVPQPTETPQRSISPQNLTPSSNLGELRKRVLTSQKPVLNVQRATPSNTGLAPIGISPIQTTPIGFQGGIRPAIPVMGYRSPLPRPILPRERNYLERLVDYIVGDGPANRYALICRQCFSHNGMSLKEEFEYFGFKCCYCNTWNPARKQKCAAPRLELDATIESPMQLNTSNESEEQTSSSPSNDNEANAKPTQNEPSSPSDTDSDIEVVERPTESEDTEQTAEDSKKEDVAEEPNDGVEKMDIDESAS, encoded by the exons ATGGTCACATggtattataaacgtaaaatctCCGAGAATCAAGAGAAATTAAGTACAATGCAGTTcgagaaaaagaaaatcctAGATGAAGTCACAGAGACTGAGACTTACAAAAAGGCTAAAGAGATTCTGTTAAAATTTGCTCCAGATCAATTAAAAATGACGCCT TTGTCTCCACAG TCATCTTATAGAGTACCACAGCCCACAGAAACACCACAACGATCCATATCGCCACAAAACCTAACGCCCTCTTCTAATTTGGGAGAACTAAGGAAGAGAGTACTGACATCTCAAAAACCAGTATTAAACGTGCAGAGGGCTACACCCAGTAACACTGGCCTTGCCCCAATTGGCATAAGTCCCATTCAGACTACACCAATTGGTTTCCAGGGCGGTATTAGACCAGCTATTCCAGTTATGGGTTATC GATCGCCATTACCACGGCCGATATTACCACGCGAAAGGAATTATTTAGAACGGTTGGTTGACTACATTGTGGGTGATGGTCCAGCGAATCGCTATGCATTAATATGCCGACAGTGTTTCTCGCACAATGGAATGTCGTTGAAAGAGGAATTTGAATATTTCG GATTCAAGTGTTGTTATTGCAATACTTGGAATCCTGCAAGGAAGCAGAAATGTGCTGCACCAAGACTGGAGCTTGATGCGACTATAGAATCGCCGATGCAACTAAATACATCGAACGAATCCGAGGAGCAGACATCGTCATCTCCGAGCAATGACAATGAAGCAAACGCGAAACCAACCCAAAATGAACCATCCAGTCCCTCGGACACAG ATTCGGATATCGAGGTCGTTGAGCGACCAACGGAGTCTGAAGATACCGAGCAAACTGCTGAGGATTCTAAAAAAGAAGATG TCGCAGAAGAGCCGAACGATGGTGTGGAAAAAATGGACATCGACGAATCCGCATCTTAA